A single window of Candidatus Methanoperedens sp. DNA harbors:
- a CDS encoding ArsR family transcriptional regulator yields METDRTTALLSTDNGMVALDSPVKLKILELLSNGTTSFDELVEKSKKAKSTISVHLHDLEELNLIHEKTFLNDKRKKYFVLNALYLAYSERPLHDQYNKHLDEIAASILRGESLKEKLFCSFRYGMEAYGIDPKPILKKMGNDLGTKIGAGFKSKNYEDILNEISFFWENHKLGDMTVIEGRKPALLVNNCHHCSKMPDVGKTLCSMDEGIMEGVFSSRLNLAYNVRETECHGTGYRHCKFVVEEK; encoded by the coding sequence ATGGAGACGGACAGGACTACGGCACTATTATCGACCGATAATGGTATGGTAGCCCTGGACAGCCCTGTTAAGTTGAAAATACTTGAACTTCTCTCAAATGGCACTACATCCTTTGATGAGCTTGTGGAAAAATCCAAAAAAGCCAAGTCCACAATTTCTGTGCATTTGCACGACCTTGAGGAATTAAACCTGATACATGAGAAAACATTCCTGAACGATAAGCGCAAAAAATATTTTGTATTGAATGCTCTCTATCTGGCATATTCTGAGCGTCCCTTACATGATCAATATAACAAGCATCTGGATGAGATCGCAGCATCCATATTGAGAGGAGAATCATTGAAAGAAAAACTATTTTGCAGTTTTCGATACGGCATGGAGGCATATGGCATTGACCCAAAACCGATTTTGAAAAAAATGGGAAATGATCTAGGAACAAAGATCGGGGCGGGGTTTAAATCAAAGAATTATGAGGATATTTTAAACGAAATTTCTTTTTTCTGGGAAAATCATAAGCTGGGGGATATGACCGTTATCGAAGGTAGAAAGCCTGCATTACTCGTTAATAATTGTCACCACTGCAGTAAAATGCCAGATGTGGGAAAAACGCTGTGTTCTATGGATGAGGGGATTATGGAAGGGGTTTTTTCAAGCAGATTGAACCTGGCTTACAACGTTAGAGAAACAGAATGTCACGGAACCGGGTATCGTCACTGTAAATTTG